The Puntigrus tetrazona isolate hp1 chromosome 3, ASM1883169v1, whole genome shotgun sequence genome contains a region encoding:
- the glis2b gene encoding zinc finger protein GLIS2b isoform X2, which translates to MLSLDEPLDLKVPRGRVSGRDRGARSPPTLTPSPIHGKGAGQLRMTDDGTAVIVPASPASPHTGVLQDKPETPTPPAVDLSMSPSSRNAACSPDLSNGHGSAPVFPGDSAHIRYVEGGATSQAFQFFVPIGGGGGLHLPSSMFIRQPKDTRASPDLSADEQLACRWRKCHLLFDSLQDLVDHVNDFHVKPEKDSGYCCHWEGCARKGRGFNARYKMLIHIRTHTNEKPHRCPTCNKSFSRLENLKIHNRSHTGEKPYICPYEGCNKRYSNSSDRFKHTRTHYVDKPYYCKMVGCLKRYTDPSSLRKHIKAHGHFVAQEQGGPGGVGSLMKPGHIVGAGKESELTYVSGAHIIIPGAAAALLGGHGLQGLGGSLPLSPLSPRPLDLSTLGCPSSPPAGLGGTSILSFSGSPLGLAKSPLLSHTFSSSTLGLPMVPILGSERRDHGKGKARGEESEDEIHSGVLNLSTGASHDPLSWVVIPSGQVVLKPAVVN; encoded by the exons ATGCTGTCCTTAGACGAGCCGCTGGACCTGAAGGTGCCCAGGGGGCGGGTCAGTGGGCGGGACAGAGGCGCCAGGTCTCCGCCCACTCTCACTCCCTCCCCTATTCACGGCAAGGGGGCGGGGCAGCTGCGGATGACCGACGACGGGACGGCAGTCATCGTCCCAGCGTCTCCTGCCTCTCCACACACGG GTGTCCTGCAGGATAAACCGGAGACCCCCACACCACCCGCCGTGGACCTCAGCATGTCCCCGTCCTCCAGAAACGCCGCCTGCTCTCCGGATCTCTCCAATGGACACGGCTCAGCTCCCGTTTTCCCCGGG GACTCGGCTCATATCCGTTACGTGGAGGGAGGGGCGACGTCTCAAGCGTTCCAGTTCTTCGTGCCCATTGGAGGAGGTGGAGGGCTTCACCTGCCTTCCTCGATGTTCATTCGGCAGCCCAAGGACACGCGAGCTTCTCCAGACCTCTCCGCAGATGAACAGCTGGCCTGTCGCTGGAGGAAG TGCCACCTACTTTTTGACTCCTTGCAAGACCTGGTGGATCACGTCAATGACTTCCACGTGAAGCCTGAGAAGGATTCTGGGTACTGTTGCCACTGGGAGGGTTGTGCGCGTAAAGGACGGGGATTCAATGCCAG GTACAAGATGCTGATACACATCCGTACTCACACCAATGAGAAACCCCACCGCTGTCCCACCTGCAACAAGAGCTTTTCCCGCCTGGAGAACCTCAAGATTCACAACCGCTCGCACACAG GAGAGAAGCCCTACATCTGTCCCTACGAGGGCTGCAACAAGCGATACTCCAATTCCAGTGACCGGTTcaaacacacgcgcacgcactaTGTGGACAAGCCCTACTACTGCAAGATGGTGGGCTGCTTGAAACGCTACACGGACCCCAGCTCCCTGAGGAAGCATATAAAGGCTCACGGGCACTTTGTAGCCCAGGAGCAGGGAGGTCCTGGTGGGGTGGGCTCTCTGATGAAGCCGGGGCATATTGTAGGGGCAGGGAAAGAATCTGAGCTGACTTACGTCAGTGGGGCCCACATCATCATTCCTGGTGCTGCCGCCGCTCTCCTTGGCGGTCACGGTCTGCAGGGTCTCGGAGGCTCCCTCCCCTTGTCCCCCCTCAGTCCCCGCCCCTTGGACTTGAGCACACTGGGCTGCCCAAGCTCCCCTCCAGCTGGGCTTGGGGGGACGTCCATCCTGTCCTTCAGTGGTTCCCCACTCGGCCTAGCCAAGTCACCCTTGCTATCTCATACCTTCTCATCTTCCACGTTGGGGTTGCCCATGGTGCCGATTTTGGGCTCGGAGCGCAGGGACCATGGCAAGGGCAAGGCCAGAGGCGAGGAGAGTGAGGACGAGATCCACAGCGGAGTGCTCAACTTGTCTACGGGGGCGTCCCACGACCCGCTGTCTTGGGTTGTCATCCCATCTGGCCAGGTGGTGCTGAAGCCAGCTGTGGTCAACTGA
- the pam16 gene encoding mitochondrial import inner membrane translocase subunit tim16 codes for MAKYLAQIIVMGAQVVGRAFARALRQEFAASQAAAEARGQAGRQSAAASSFTGMTLQEAQQILNLSTLTPEEIQKNYEHLFKVNDKEVGGSFYLQSKVVRAKERLDEELSIQQQHQTKPPDQQQQT; via the exons ATG GCCAAGTATCTGGCTCAGATCATCGTGATGGGGGCTCAGGTGGTCGGGCGAGCTTTTGCCAGAGCCTTACGTCAAGAATTTGCAG CCAGTCAGGCAGCTGCGGAGGCCCGGGGTCAGGCGGGCAGGCAGTCTGCGGCCGCGTCTAGTTTCACGGGAATGACCTTGCAAGAAGCCCAGCAGATACTGAACCTCTCCACGTTAACACCAGAGGAGATCCAGAAG AATTACGAGCATCTGTTTAAAGTCAACGACAAAGAGGTTGGCGGTTCGTTCTATCTTCAGTCAAAG GTGGTACGGGCTAAAGAGCGTCTGGACGAAGAGCTCTCCATTCAGCAGCAGCACCAAACCAAACCACCAGATCAACAGCAGCAGACGTGA
- the glis2b gene encoding zinc finger protein GLIS2b isoform X1, whose product MSVRGEKLVEKRLRVCILPHYFLHAYYENDFHTHAVMLSLDEPLDLKVPRGRVSGRDRGARSPPTLTPSPIHGKGAGQLRMTDDGTAVIVPASPASPHTGVLQDKPETPTPPAVDLSMSPSSRNAACSPDLSNGHGSAPVFPGDSAHIRYVEGGATSQAFQFFVPIGGGGGLHLPSSMFIRQPKDTRASPDLSADEQLACRWRKCHLLFDSLQDLVDHVNDFHVKPEKDSGYCCHWEGCARKGRGFNARYKMLIHIRTHTNEKPHRCPTCNKSFSRLENLKIHNRSHTGEKPYICPYEGCNKRYSNSSDRFKHTRTHYVDKPYYCKMVGCLKRYTDPSSLRKHIKAHGHFVAQEQGGPGGVGSLMKPGHIVGAGKESELTYVSGAHIIIPGAAAALLGGHGLQGLGGSLPLSPLSPRPLDLSTLGCPSSPPAGLGGTSILSFSGSPLGLAKSPLLSHTFSSSTLGLPMVPILGSERRDHGKGKARGEESEDEIHSGVLNLSTGASHDPLSWVVIPSGQVVLKPAVVN is encoded by the exons ATGAGCGTAAGGGGGGAAAAACTTGTAGAGAAACGCTTGCGCGTCTGCATTCTGCCACACTACTTTCTGCATGCGTACTATGAAAACGACTTCCAT aCGCATGCCGTCATGCTGTCCTTAGACGAGCCGCTGGACCTGAAGGTGCCCAGGGGGCGGGTCAGTGGGCGGGACAGAGGCGCCAGGTCTCCGCCCACTCTCACTCCCTCCCCTATTCACGGCAAGGGGGCGGGGCAGCTGCGGATGACCGACGACGGGACGGCAGTCATCGTCCCAGCGTCTCCTGCCTCTCCACACACGG GTGTCCTGCAGGATAAACCGGAGACCCCCACACCACCCGCCGTGGACCTCAGCATGTCCCCGTCCTCCAGAAACGCCGCCTGCTCTCCGGATCTCTCCAATGGACACGGCTCAGCTCCCGTTTTCCCCGGG GACTCGGCTCATATCCGTTACGTGGAGGGAGGGGCGACGTCTCAAGCGTTCCAGTTCTTCGTGCCCATTGGAGGAGGTGGAGGGCTTCACCTGCCTTCCTCGATGTTCATTCGGCAGCCCAAGGACACGCGAGCTTCTCCAGACCTCTCCGCAGATGAACAGCTGGCCTGTCGCTGGAGGAAG TGCCACCTACTTTTTGACTCCTTGCAAGACCTGGTGGATCACGTCAATGACTTCCACGTGAAGCCTGAGAAGGATTCTGGGTACTGTTGCCACTGGGAGGGTTGTGCGCGTAAAGGACGGGGATTCAATGCCAG GTACAAGATGCTGATACACATCCGTACTCACACCAATGAGAAACCCCACCGCTGTCCCACCTGCAACAAGAGCTTTTCCCGCCTGGAGAACCTCAAGATTCACAACCGCTCGCACACAG GAGAGAAGCCCTACATCTGTCCCTACGAGGGCTGCAACAAGCGATACTCCAATTCCAGTGACCGGTTcaaacacacgcgcacgcactaTGTGGACAAGCCCTACTACTGCAAGATGGTGGGCTGCTTGAAACGCTACACGGACCCCAGCTCCCTGAGGAAGCATATAAAGGCTCACGGGCACTTTGTAGCCCAGGAGCAGGGAGGTCCTGGTGGGGTGGGCTCTCTGATGAAGCCGGGGCATATTGTAGGGGCAGGGAAAGAATCTGAGCTGACTTACGTCAGTGGGGCCCACATCATCATTCCTGGTGCTGCCGCCGCTCTCCTTGGCGGTCACGGTCTGCAGGGTCTCGGAGGCTCCCTCCCCTTGTCCCCCCTCAGTCCCCGCCCCTTGGACTTGAGCACACTGGGCTGCCCAAGCTCCCCTCCAGCTGGGCTTGGGGGGACGTCCATCCTGTCCTTCAGTGGTTCCCCACTCGGCCTAGCCAAGTCACCCTTGCTATCTCATACCTTCTCATCTTCCACGTTGGGGTTGCCCATGGTGCCGATTTTGGGCTCGGAGCGCAGGGACCATGGCAAGGGCAAGGCCAGAGGCGAGGAGAGTGAGGACGAGATCCACAGCGGAGTGCTCAACTTGTCTACGGGGGCGTCCCACGACCCGCTGTCTTGGGTTGTCATCCCATCTGGCCAGGTGGTGCTGAAGCCAGCTGTGGTCAACTGA